A window of Sulfurimonas gotlandica GD1 contains these coding sequences:
- a CDS encoding RNA degradosome polyphosphate kinase produces the protein MLNLKNPDLYNNREISWLQFNTRVLKQAQDESLPLLERLKFFAIYGTNLDEFYMIRIAGLKKLFAAGIIVSGADKLTPMQQLREIRKYLHQEQQVIEHCMSGIFKKLELEGIYVKSYDEVNQHQKNTLNRYFSENIYPVIIPIAIDATHPFPHLNNLSFGLIVKLSDTDDESIERFGLIRVPRVVSRFIELDNATYVPVESLVAQHVEDLFPGYTLIKYASFRVTRNADMEIEEEEADDFMEILEEGLKSRRKGEMVRLEIGSDTDEEIINFFNRHTNVYKDDIYKFHTFLNLSSLWQIVGNKNFAHLLAAPFKPQSLPPFDNSENIFTTLEKQDVLMYHPYESFDPVVRLIQTASKDKDVVSIKMTLYRSGTNSPIVQALMAAAESGKQVTVMVELKARFDEENNLIWAKALEKAGAHVIYGIRGFKVHAKASLVTRRKNGKLKQYAHLGTGNYNQATAKIYTDISYLTSKDEITNDLTKFFHFLTGFSKKGKLDELYMSPAQIKPKVLSLIHNETRKGSDGQIIAKVNSLVDEDVIRALYKASQAGVKIDLIVRGICCLKTGIEGVSDNIRVISILGKYLEHPRVFYFKNDAAQVYISSADWMPRNLVRRIELLTAIKDEESQNKIIQILKLQCSDNVLAYELQSDGSYIKVKQIEEDKSVNNHKLLEEFVNKISKASKKETQRSVAQITSRLFLES, from the coding sequence ATGTTAAATCTTAAAAATCCAGACCTATATAACAACCGTGAAATTTCATGGTTACAATTCAATACAAGAGTTTTAAAACAAGCTCAAGATGAATCACTTCCACTACTAGAACGTCTTAAATTTTTTGCTATTTATGGAACAAACCTAGATGAATTTTATATGATTAGGATTGCAGGGCTTAAAAAACTTTTTGCAGCTGGTATCATAGTATCAGGCGCTGACAAATTAACACCGATGCAGCAACTTAGGGAGATAAGAAAATATCTTCACCAAGAGCAACAAGTGATAGAGCATTGTATGAGTGGAATATTTAAAAAGCTTGAACTTGAAGGTATTTATGTAAAATCATACGATGAAGTCAACCAGCATCAAAAAAACACTCTCAATAGATATTTTAGTGAAAATATATATCCAGTAATTATACCAATTGCTATAGATGCTACACATCCGTTTCCACACCTGAATAACCTTAGCTTTGGACTAATTGTAAAGTTGAGTGATACAGATGATGAGTCAATAGAAAGATTCGGACTCATTAGAGTTCCAAGGGTTGTTAGCAGATTTATCGAACTTGACAATGCTACTTATGTTCCTGTTGAATCACTTGTTGCACAACACGTTGAAGATCTTTTCCCTGGCTATACTCTTATTAAATATGCATCATTTAGAGTTACAAGAAATGCGGATATGGAGATAGAGGAGGAAGAAGCTGATGATTTTATGGAAATTCTTGAAGAAGGATTAAAATCACGTCGTAAAGGTGAGATGGTAAGACTGGAGATCGGTAGTGATACTGATGAAGAAATTATTAATTTTTTCAATCGTCATACAAATGTTTACAAAGATGATATTTATAAATTTCACACATTTTTAAATCTATCTAGCTTATGGCAAATTGTTGGAAATAAGAATTTTGCACATCTATTAGCTGCTCCTTTTAAACCTCAGAGTTTACCTCCGTTTGACAATAGCGAAAATATTTTCACCACTCTAGAGAAGCAAGATGTTCTAATGTACCATCCTTATGAAAGTTTTGATCCAGTTGTAAGACTGATTCAAACTGCTTCAAAAGATAAAGATGTTGTTTCTATAAAGATGACTCTATATCGTTCAGGAACAAACTCACCTATAGTTCAAGCACTTATGGCTGCTGCAGAGAGCGGGAAGCAAGTAACAGTTATGGTTGAGCTAAAAGCAAGATTTGATGAAGAGAACAATCTTATCTGGGCAAAAGCACTTGAAAAAGCAGGAGCTCATGTTATCTACGGCATACGTGGATTTAAAGTTCATGCGAAAGCCTCTTTAGTAACAAGAAGAAAAAATGGAAAGCTAAAACAGTACGCACACTTGGGTACAGGGAATTACAATCAAGCAACTGCAAAAATTTATACGGATATTAGTTATCTTACTTCTAAAGATGAAATAACTAATGATTTAACAAAATTTTTTCACTTCTTAACTGGTTTTAGTAAAAAAGGCAAACTTGATGAGCTTTATATGTCACCAGCTCAAATCAAACCTAAAGTTCTTTCTTTAATTCATAATGAGACAAGAAAAGGTAGCGATGGACAAATTATTGCAAAAGTAAACTCTTTGGTTGACGAAGATGTAATTCGCGCACTGTATAAAGCCAGCCAGGCAGGTGTAAAAATCGACCTTATTGTTCGCGGCATCTGTTGTCTTAAAACAGGCATCGAAGGCGTGAGTGATAACATCAGAGTTATCTCAATTTTAGGTAAATATCTAGAGCATCCAAGAGTATTCTACTTCAAAAATGATGCTGCTCAGGTTTATATATCTTCTGCTGACTGGATGCCAAGAAATTTGGTTAGAAGAATTGAACTTTTAACTGCTATCAAAGATGAAGAGTCACAAAATAAGATTATTCAGATTTTAAAACTTCAGTGTTCTGACAACGTACTGGCATATGAGCTTCAAAGTGACGGTTCATACATAAAAGTCAAACAAATAGAAGAAGATAAAAGTGTAAATAATCATAAACTTCTAGAAGAGTTTGTAAACAAAATCTCAAAAGCAAGTAAAAAAGAGACTCAAAGAAGTGTAGCGCAAATCACTTCTCGTCTTTTTCTGGAGAGCTAA
- a CDS encoding gamma carbonic anhydrase family protein, which translates to MTYKFKNIEPIIGEKTWIAPSADVIGDVTCGSDCSIWFGSVVRGDVHYIKIGDRVSIQDLSMVHVTHYKKADKSDGNPTIIGNDVTIGHRVMLHGCTIEDACLIGMSATILDGAVIGKESIVGASALVTKNKVFPPRSLIMGSPAKVVRELNDEEVKELYASASRYVAFKNEYQD; encoded by the coding sequence ATGACATATAAGTTTAAAAATATAGAACCAATAATAGGTGAGAAAACATGGATAGCACCATCTGCTGATGTAATTGGTGATGTTACATGCGGAAGTGACTGCTCTATCTGGTTTGGAAGTGTAGTCAGAGGCGATGTTCACTACATTAAAATAGGTGACAGAGTCAGCATCCAAGATCTTAGTATGGTTCATGTAACTCACTATAAAAAAGCTGACAAGAGTGACGGTAATCCTACTATTATAGGAAATGATGTAACTATTGGTCACCGCGTTATGCTTCATGGATGCACAATAGAAGATGCTTGCCTAATCGGAATGAGCGCTACAATATTGGATGGTGCGGTAATCGGCAAAGAGAGCATTGTAGGAGCTAGTGCTTTAGTTACAAAAAACAAAGTTTTTCCTCCACGTTCGTTAATCATGGGGAGTCCAGCCAAAGTTGTTAGAGAGCTAAATGATGAAGAAGTAAAAGAACTTTATGCATCTGCTTCAAGATATGTAGCGTTTAAAAACGAATACCAGGACTAA
- a CDS encoding trimeric intracellular cation channel family protein, translating into MPDFFIYADIIGIIAFSISGFLIAIKNDLDILGILIASALTALGGGVIRDAILSSAPFAFTSLYPALTLIATILIAYIFKLYKKPSIERKLIFVVSDTIGLVAFSITGAILAIHADYNFFGIIILSFITAVGGGVTRDIMINQVPTVLVSDFYGSIAVIVALLLALLEMFNGLNEISIAVVAILSVILRLIAFKREWHLPKLS; encoded by the coding sequence ATGCCAGATTTTTTCATATACGCAGATATTATTGGCATTATAGCTTTTAGCATCAGTGGATTTTTAATAGCTATAAAAAATGATCTTGATATTCTCGGTATCTTAATAGCATCGGCACTTACTGCTCTTGGCGGTGGAGTTATCAGAGATGCTATTCTTAGTTCAGCGCCTTTTGCATTCACCTCTCTCTATCCTGCTTTAACCTTAATAGCTACTATATTAATCGCTTACATTTTTAAACTATACAAAAAACCATCGATTGAGAGAAAATTGATATTTGTAGTAAGTGATACTATTGGTCTTGTTGCTTTTAGTATTACAGGAGCGATTTTGGCGATACATGCAGATTATAACTTTTTTGGCATTATAATATTGAGCTTTATTACTGCTGTTGGTGGTGGAGTTACAAGGGACATAATGATAAATCAGGTTCCAACTGTTCTGGTAAGTGACTTCTATGGTTCTATCGCTGTAATAGTTGCTCTGCTGTTGGCATTACTTGAGATGTTTAATGGTTTGAATGAGATAAGTATTGCTGTAGTAGCCATTTTGTCTGTTATTTTAAGATTGATCGCTTTTAAAAGAGAGTGGCATCTGCCGAAGTTAAGTTAA
- the argJ gene encoding bifunctional glutamate N-acetyltransferase/amino-acid acetyltransferase ArgJ produces the protein MYKIVQTTGGVCASDGFYADGISAGLKKDGALDMAFIYSENECEVASTFTTNKMYAAPIKHFRAKGDFKTNFILINSKNANAMTGQAGFEDIDEVLSNLENVTNPIMSSTGVIGVRLPKEKIINGLKKFDTTKKEPGNASKAIMTTDAFSKEIALNVTLDDGSSFNIGAMAKGAGMINPAMATMLCFITTDADVSKAEMQEILDEVIKTTFNAISVDGDTSTNDTVLLLSNAKSGAYEAEAFKEALFKVMHFLALEMVRDGEGATKLVTYKITGAKDDREAEIVAKKLSDSLLVKTALYGEDPNWGRIASTVGASGVEAYEEKLKISFDNLCVYNRGELLFDAEMEKKCAVIMGHKKFTISCDLGVGEGSFKAYGCDLGYEYVKINADYRT, from the coding sequence TTGTATAAGATAGTTCAAACTACTGGTGGCGTATGCGCATCTGATGGTTTTTATGCTGATGGAATAAGTGCAGGACTGAAAAAAGATGGTGCCTTGGATATGGCATTTATCTACAGTGAGAATGAGTGTGAAGTAGCTTCAACCTTTACTACAAACAAGATGTATGCAGCTCCTATAAAGCACTTTAGAGCAAAGGGTGATTTTAAGACAAACTTCATTCTTATAAACTCAAAAAATGCAAATGCAATGACAGGTCAAGCTGGCTTTGAAGACATAGATGAAGTTTTAAGTAATTTAGAAAATGTCACAAACCCAATAATGAGCTCAACAGGCGTTATCGGTGTTAGACTTCCCAAAGAAAAAATTATAAACGGTCTCAAGAAGTTTGACACTACTAAAAAAGAGCCAGGCAACGCTTCAAAAGCTATTATGACGACAGATGCATTCTCAAAAGAGATAGCACTGAATGTTACGCTTGATGATGGCAGTAGCTTTAACATTGGTGCAATGGCTAAAGGTGCCGGTATGATAAATCCGGCTATGGCAACAATGCTGTGTTTTATAACTACGGATGCTGATGTCTCAAAGGCAGAGATGCAAGAGATATTAGATGAAGTTATTAAAACAACATTTAATGCTATTAGTGTTGATGGAGATACTTCCACAAACGATACTGTTTTACTTCTTAGTAATGCTAAAAGTGGAGCTTATGAAGCCGAAGCATTTAAAGAAGCACTATTTAAAGTGATGCACTTCTTAGCTTTAGAGATGGTTAGAGACGGTGAGGGTGCTACAAAACTTGTAACATACAAAATAACTGGCGCAAAAGATGACAGAGAAGCTGAGATAGTCGCAAAGAAATTATCTGATTCTCTGCTTGTTAAAACTGCTCTTTACGGTGAAGATCCTAACTGGGGAAGAATTGCTTCAACAGTAGGTGCAAGTGGGGTAGAAGCTTATGAAGAGAAGCTAAAAATCTCATTTGACAATCTTTGTGTTTATAATAGAGGTGAATTGCTTTTTGATGCTGAGATGGAGAAAAAATGTGCCGTTATTATGGGACATAAAAAGTTTACTATCTCTTGTGACTTAGGTGTAGGTGAAGGTAGTTTTAAAGCATACGGTTGTGACTTAGGTTATGAGTATGTTAAAATAAATGCGGACTACAGAACATAA
- a CDS encoding potassium channel family protein, producing the protein MNLLQRIRKFLHWESAPKPDAKLLPEVYPHLKAFRLPLILTVMTMLVGTVGYVLIDNFTLMDAVYQTGITFTTVGFGEIAPVSDAGRIFTITLIIAGFATFTSAIGILIAELNRGTIITILKERRMLYKIARLKKHFVVCYHNDYTLEVTKQLRKNHIPFVVVDPREEIHEWAREHNYQTYLKAEPHAELSMLKAHLASAKGLITLSASLADNIAIIASVRLFEKEHFLPRPYYVISTAESMSDVEKLKKLGADTVVSPTKLTAQRVSAMAARPDMENLLEEFLYKSDNPLDMEEVEVPKYSWAVLKKLKETHMRQITNTSVIGITKKDGKFISMPKGDVLITSECKLLIIGMQRDIRTTKELLRKRTKPKELRFV; encoded by the coding sequence TTGAATCTTTTACAAAGGATTCGCAAATTCCTGCACTGGGAGTCTGCTCCCAAACCTGACGCAAAACTTCTTCCTGAAGTTTACCCTCACCTAAAAGCATTTCGTTTACCCCTAATTTTAACAGTTATGACTATGTTAGTAGGAACTGTCGGATATGTACTTATCGACAATTTTACTCTAATGGATGCCGTATATCAAACTGGTATTACCTTTACTACAGTTGGATTTGGAGAAATAGCTCCAGTTTCTGATGCAGGAAGAATATTTACCATTACTCTTATTATTGCAGGTTTTGCAACTTTTACAAGTGCAATCGGTATTTTAATCGCAGAGTTAAATAGAGGTACGATTATCACGATTTTAAAGGAGCGAAGAATGTTGTATAAGATAGCAAGGTTAAAAAAACATTTTGTGGTCTGTTACCATAATGATTATACTCTTGAAGTAACAAAACAGCTGAGAAAAAATCATATTCCTTTTGTAGTAGTTGACCCAAGAGAAGAGATTCATGAGTGGGCTAGAGAGCATAATTATCAAACGTATTTAAAAGCTGAACCACACGCTGAACTTTCAATGTTAAAAGCTCACCTTGCATCTGCTAAAGGTCTTATAACACTATCTGCTTCTCTTGCTGATAATATTGCTATAATCGCATCTGTTAGGCTTTTTGAGAAGGAACACTTTTTACCAAGACCTTATTATGTTATTTCAACAGCTGAATCAATGAGTGATGTTGAAAAGCTTAAAAAACTTGGTGCGGACACTGTTGTTTCTCCGACTAAACTAACAGCCCAAAGAGTTAGCGCAATGGCAGCAAGACCAGATATGGAAAATCTTCTTGAAGAGTTTTTATATAAGAGTGATAATCCTTTGGATATGGAAGAAGTAGAAGTCCCAAAATATAGCTGGGCAGTACTTAAGAAATTAAAAGAGACGCATATGCGTCAAATAACCAACACTTCAGTAATTGGAATAACAAAAAAAGATGGCAAATTTATATCTATGCCAAAAGGTGATGTACTAATTACAAGTGAGTGTAAGCTGCTTATTATTGGTATGCAACGTGATATAAGAACAACAAAAGAGCTTTTAAGAAAAAGAACTAAGCCTAAGGAGCTGAGATTTGTATAA
- the rpmB gene encoding 50S ribosomal protein L28: protein MARKCAISGKGPMSGNNVSHAKNRTKRRFLLNLRTVRITLEDGTTQKIKISARELRTLKKNS, encoded by the coding sequence ATGGCAAGAAAATGTGCTATTAGTGGCAAAGGCCCTATGAGCGGGAACAATGTTTCTCATGCAAAAAACAGAACAAAGCGTCGTTTTTTATTAAACCTAAGAACTGTGCGAATCACTTTAGAAGATGGTACTACGCAAAAGATTAAAATCTCTGCAAGAGAATTACGCACACTTAAGAAAAACTCGTAA
- a CDS encoding HDOD domain-containing protein codes for MITKDKIDEYISKIPPAPQALKETLTLLNAGELIKASKAAQTDLALATYLKELVNKPIYGFANEVTDVSQIFGILGVSGSQQTVYNYMTTLLSPGKWVLFKLNARAFHELQAKLSKRWEEILDHLCIDDKNISSSIALLPASIIVSEALFCDKIEDVNLLRSVKNLDYNTILTRLCGVGIFDICEQISVKWEMPEEIAKIIQASSGLKPSEDKKINLLGKWMHLLLFYELSQPMFIEAGLNDFIDFQIDYVGDIYEEFSTLMEIA; via the coding sequence ATGATAACAAAAGATAAAATTGATGAGTATATTAGCAAAATCCCACCTGCACCGCAAGCACTAAAAGAAACACTGACGCTACTCAATGCCGGTGAACTTATTAAAGCCTCAAAAGCCGCACAGACTGATTTAGCTCTTGCAACATATCTCAAAGAACTAGTTAACAAACCTATATATGGCTTTGCAAATGAAGTTACTGATGTATCTCAAATATTTGGAATTTTGGGTGTCTCCGGCTCACAACAAACTGTTTACAACTATATGACGACTCTACTTAGTCCTGGTAAATGGGTTTTGTTTAAACTAAATGCTAGGGCATTCCATGAGTTACAGGCAAAATTATCAAAAAGATGGGAAGAGATTTTAGATCATCTATGCATAGATGATAAAAACATATCTAGTTCTATTGCTCTTCTACCAGCTAGTATTATCGTCTCAGAAGCACTGTTTTGTGACAAAATAGAAGATGTAAACCTTTTAAGAAGTGTAAAAAATCTTGATTACAACACTATACTGACTCGCCTATGTGGAGTTGGCATTTTCGATATATGCGAACAGATATCTGTTAAATGGGAGATGCCAGAAGAGATTGCTAAAATCATTCAAGCCTCTTCTGGATTGAAACCATCTGAAGATAAAAAGATAAACCTTCTTGGGAAGTGGATGCATCTCTTACTATTTTATGAACTATCTCAACCTATGTTTATTGAAGCTGGTCTAAATGACTTTATAGATTTTCAAATAGACTATGTTGGTGACATATATGAAGAATTCTCTACACTAATGGAAATAGCATGA
- a CDS encoding chemotaxis protein CheX has protein sequence MKPIVKNGIAIFTPQGFLDGNSSKAFLSIEDVASTASLKVDMVLVSLKRVVFFNRNGLDAFMKLFIKVRQGSHAAVGFCDYDTKKYEAIKVFYKDELNFSLFKSIEIAYLFSSNFKNQNKNILLYSEDKSQRTAMAIELHDNGHNPIVAQSAEEFKEKCSKKEAYDYVIDSTYLGQMGQKIATRVTGNAIIYSISSFLDTEIGNKFNIEYHNNSLNVGFRLFIFDAYKVISMNVHALNFFSKLASSAAEYNASICFVGMTFEKTPEVFKENLEDAGILFYEQMDDILLNKELLKELGASSPANTKTKRAINKQTVTELPRFIDATVATIEMMTNSKAVKQAVQVQNIIIDDKNGKIASSIGYYGDMDGMVVLVFPKEIAKKACELLIGEKTDDEEMILDTLAELVNIVGGKIKTLLSDERISIDITLPRTYNDVDSLLEVIESRKGVQVDLSFNNNNFLFFLTR, from the coding sequence ATGAAACCAATCGTTAAAAATGGCATAGCAATTTTTACACCTCAAGGTTTTTTAGATGGAAACAGCAGTAAAGCATTTTTAAGTATAGAAGATGTCGCATCTACGGCTTCACTAAAAGTAGATATGGTTTTAGTTTCACTAAAAAGGGTTGTGTTTTTCAACAGGAATGGGCTAGATGCTTTTATGAAACTTTTTATCAAAGTTCGCCAAGGCAGTCATGCTGCTGTTGGTTTTTGTGACTATGACACTAAAAAATATGAAGCTATAAAAGTCTTTTATAAAGATGAACTGAATTTTTCTTTATTTAAATCTATAGAGATCGCCTATCTATTTTCATCAAACTTTAAAAATCAAAATAAAAACATTCTGCTTTACAGTGAAGATAAATCTCAACGCACAGCTATGGCAATTGAACTTCACGATAACGGGCATAATCCAATTGTTGCACAAAGTGCAGAAGAGTTTAAAGAAAAATGTTCAAAAAAAGAGGCTTATGACTACGTTATAGATTCTACATATTTAGGTCAAATGGGACAAAAAATAGCTACTCGTGTAACAGGAAATGCTATTATATATTCTATCTCATCTTTTTTAGATACAGAGATAGGAAATAAATTTAATATTGAATATCATAACAACTCACTCAATGTTGGCTTTAGACTATTTATATTTGATGCATATAAAGTTATAAGTATGAATGTTCATGCTCTAAACTTTTTTTCAAAACTTGCAAGTTCTGCAGCAGAATATAACGCTTCAATATGTTTTGTAGGAATGACTTTTGAGAAAACTCCAGAAGTATTTAAAGAAAATCTTGAAGATGCCGGAATTCTATTCTATGAGCAGATGGATGATATATTACTAAATAAAGAGCTTTTAAAAGAATTGGGTGCGAGTAGTCCAGCAAATACAAAAACTAAAAGAGCTATAAACAAGCAAACAGTTACTGAACTTCCAAGGTTTATAGATGCCACAGTTGCAACTATTGAGATGATGACAAACTCTAAAGCTGTTAAACAAGCCGTGCAGGTTCAAAATATTATTATAGATGATAAGAATGGCAAGATAGCTAGTTCTATTGGTTACTATGGTGATATGGATGGGATGGTTGTTTTAGTATTTCCAAAAGAAATAGCCAAAAAGGCTTGTGAACTTCTTATTGGCGAAAAGACTGACGATGAGGAAATGATACTTGATACTCTTGCTGAACTTGTAAATATTGTTGGAGGTAAGATTAAAACTCTTCTTTCTGATGAAAGAATAAGTATTGACATCACGCTTCCAAGAACATACAATGATGTGGACAGTCTTCTTGAAGTTATAGAATCTAGAAAAGGCGTACAGGTCGACTTATCTTTTAATAATAACAACTTTCTATTTTTCTTAACTAGATAA
- the rpe gene encoding ribulose-phosphate 3-epimerase, with translation MQVAPSVLSADFGNLQRDVEAICDAGCDLVHVDVMDGHFVPNLTIGPVVVSAIAACATKPLDIHLMVENNTFFVDLFAPLKPAYISFHIEEEKHPHRLIQKIRSLGIKPAIVLNPHTPPESVEYLLQDLDMILLMSVNPGFGGQSFIDTVIPKASKLNEMRNRLNPNCLIQVDGGVTDKNIQSLKDAGVDVVVAGSYVFNHASKKEAIKSLQI, from the coding sequence ATTCAAGTAGCCCCTAGTGTTCTATCGGCTGATTTTGGCAATTTACAAAGAGATGTTGAAGCTATTTGCGATGCTGGTTGTGATTTAGTTCATGTTGATGTTATGGATGGTCACTTTGTTCCAAACCTTACAATTGGGCCAGTTGTAGTTTCAGCTATTGCTGCATGTGCCACAAAACCTCTTGATATTCATCTTATGGTTGAAAATAACACTTTTTTTGTTGACCTTTTTGCACCTTTAAAACCTGCATATATATCTTTTCACATAGAAGAAGAGAAGCATCCACATAGACTAATCCAGAAAATTCGCTCTTTAGGGATCAAACCTGCAATTGTTTTAAATCCTCATACGCCACCTGAATCTGTTGAATACTTACTTCAAGACTTAGATATGATTCTTCTGATGAGTGTTAATCCTGGTTTTGGCGGACAAAGTTTTATTGATACAGTTATTCCTAAAGCTTCAAAATTAAATGAGATGAGAAATAGACTTAACCCAAATTGTCTTATTCAAGTTGATGGTGGAGTAACTGATAAAAATATTCAAAGTCTAAAAGATGCTGGAGTTGATGTTGTTGTTGCTGGAAGCTATGTGTTTAATCATGCTTCAAAAAAAGAAGCTATAAAAAGTCTACAGATATAA
- a CDS encoding phosphoribosylanthranilate isomerase, whose amino-acid sequence MRTKICGITSYSDAMDAINAGANALGFVFYEKSPRYITPSDAKKIITQLPPFVEKVGLFVNVDAQVINSYIQESGCTLAQLHFEASDAVYEQLFVPHIKVIRAKEAKDILQYSNEYRLVDAYCEAFGGAGKRLNIEWFNDVDCSKIILAGGLDADNVASLKKYGFYGVDVSSGVEISHGVKDKEKVKDFIANAS is encoded by the coding sequence ATGCGAACTAAAATATGTGGGATTACATCTTACTCAGATGCTATGGATGCAATAAATGCAGGTGCTAATGCACTTGGTTTTGTATTTTATGAAAAATCCCCTAGGTATATAACGCCCTCAGATGCTAAAAAAATCATCACTCAACTTCCTCCATTTGTAGAAAAAGTTGGACTTTTTGTAAATGTAGATGCACAAGTTATCAACTCATACATTCAAGAGTCCGGCTGTACTCTTGCTCAACTTCATTTTGAAGCTTCAGATGCAGTTTACGAACAACTTTTTGTTCCACATATCAAAGTCATAAGAGCTAAAGAAGCTAAAGATATTTTACAGTACTCTAATGAGTACAGACTAGTAGATGCATACTGTGAAGCTTTTGGTGGAGCAGGTAAAAGGCTAAATATAGAGTGGTTCAATGATGTAGACTGCTCAAAAATCATTCTTGCCGGTGGACTAGATGCAGATAATGTAGCTTCATTGAAAAAGTATGGCTTTTACGGTGTTGATGTCAGTAGCGGAGTAGAGATATCTCATGGTGTAAAAGATAAAGAAAAAGTGAAAGATTTTATAGCAAATGCTAGCTAA
- a CDS encoding 3'-5' exonuclease has product MLAKDFQLDTKSIHKLASKGLCIDNLKPQLNDDLDFSLELWHSQGLEIVKQHGYFYFATRFMSIKDAEFCIVDIETNGSKIDKHQIIEIGAVKVRDGVIIDKFESLVYCREINKHITEITGISVEDTKNAPNLKKVLYEFKSFLGNAIFVAHDVKFDYKFISLSMQKIGLEPLLNRSICSLALAERTIESYRYALSYLNDSLHLNPNATHHRAMSDVITTYGLFMLSLHNLKSLDKDVKTAEDLIKFSKEAKRFKRPKFDPLMESQEEEKEE; this is encoded by the coding sequence ATGCTAGCTAAAGATTTTCAACTAGACACTAAGAGCATCCATAAACTAGCCTCTAAGGGTCTGTGCATCGACAACTTAAAACCACAGTTAAACGACGACTTAGACTTCTCTTTAGAACTTTGGCATTCACAAGGTTTAGAGATAGTTAAACAGCATGGTTATTTTTACTTTGCTACAAGATTTATGTCTATTAAAGATGCTGAGTTTTGTATTGTAGACATAGAAACAAACGGTTCTAAGATAGATAAACATCAAATCATTGAAATAGGCGCAGTAAAAGTAAGAGACGGGGTAATAATTGATAAATTTGAATCACTTGTTTATTGCAGAGAAATCAACAAACATATTACAGAAATAACTGGCATATCTGTTGAAGATACAAAAAATGCACCAAACTTAAAAAAAGTTCTTTATGAGTTCAAAAGCTTTTTAGGAAATGCTATCTTTGTTGCTCACGATGTTAAATTTGACTATAAATTCATATCATTAAGTATGCAAAAAATTGGTTTAGAACCGCTTCTCAACCGTTCGATATGTTCTCTAGCACTCGCAGAGAGAACAATAGAATCTTACAGATATGCTCTGTCTTACCTAAATGACTCACTACATCTAAACCCAAATGCAACTCACCATAGAGCAATGAGTGATGTTATCACAACTTATGGATTGTTTATGCTTTCACTTCATAATCTCAAAAGTTTAGATAAAGATGTAAAAACTGCCGAGGATCTTATAAAGTTTTCTAAAGAGGCAAAAAGATTTAAACGACCGAAGTTCGACCCTCTAATGGAGAGCCAAGAAGAAGAAAAAGAGGAATAG